The Pan troglodytes isolate AG18354 chromosome 6, NHGRI_mPanTro3-v2.0_pri, whole genome shotgun sequence genomic sequence gtctcccaaagtgctgggattacaggcatgagccactgcgcctggcccttatattttgagacagagtttcgcttttgttgcccaggctggagtgcaatgtcgcgatcttggctcaccgcaacctctgccttccaggttcaagcgattctccagcctcagcctcccgagtagctgggattgcaggcatgtgccaccatgcccagctaattttgtatttttagtacagatggggtttctccatgttggtcaggctggtcttgaactcccgacctcaggtgatccgcctgtcccagcctcccaaagtgctgggatgacaggcgtgagctgccgcacctggcctatgaccacctattcttttttgttgttgttttggttttttttttgagccggagtttggctgtgtcacccaggctggagcgcagtggcgtgatctcagatcactgcaacctctgtctcccaggttcacgccgttctcctgcctcagcctcccgagtagctgaaactacaggcgcccgccaacacgcccagctaattttttgtattttagtagagatggggtttcaccatgttggccaggatggtctcgatctcctgacctcgtgatttgcccatttcggcctcccaaagtactgggattccaggtgggagccaccgcgcctggccatgactACCTATTCTTGTTGTACTTAACACAATTCCATCTTTACCAGCAACTTAGAAATCGTTTTTAGAAAAGGGGAGgattaaatttataaatcacagatttttttattttcagatcttttttatttctagtttattttagcTTTTAACCACTTGGGGTCATGGTGCCCAAAATAACCTGGAAACTATTTTGTGTTTACAATTTTAGAGGGAGTTCTTGGATCCCAGCTcaaaaattccttttttatattaACAGTTGATTCATTACAGCAGAAAAGGCATAGGAAAATGGTTTGCCTTAAAATGCTGTTTATTCCCAGATTAAGAGTTTGTGTTGGTCAAATGTAATCATTTTGTATTTGCTAGAAAAGATCTATaaacttgctggttttttttcttcttagaacaGCAAAACAGCGCAGAAGCACAAACAAATCAGCTTTTAGTATCAACCACGTGTCAAGGCAGGTCACATCCTCTGGCGTCAGCCATGGCGGCACTGTCAGCCTGCAGGATGCTGTGACTCGACGGCCTCCTGTATTGGACGAGTCTTGGATTCGTGAACAGACTACAGTGGACCACTTCTGGGGTGAGTCCCTGCGAGACACAGATTGTCCCACCTACAGTTGGGGTGTTTCTCAGATTatgctggggagaggggaggcggTGGCCAGGTTGTCGGTTTGCTCGGTTTATGCTAGGGAGAGGGAGGCTGTGGCCACATTGTGGGTTTGCTGCGTGACTGGCTGGTAGGAGCATCAGTTAGGTTCCAGGCTTGTCCTCAGACTTGATCAGGACGCTCCTTGGAAGCTGCTTCCATGTGCGCCTTGTCGGGTGGTCATTGGGTTATGCTAACGTGTAGTGACTAGTTACAATGGGGAGATGAAGCAGCAGGTAGTAATCTTATAACTCTCTTTTTATAAATGCATTACTTTTGTAGGATGTTTGAACAAAGACAATCCAAAAACTTCAGTGTGTTTCCAAGAAAGCTCTAAGCAGTGAAGCAGCCAGGGTTAGAGAGTTCTTAGAGAATGCTGCAGGGTGAGGCACTGGCGCTCAGACTTGGCTGACGTGGAGTCTGGGCAGTGGGAGCCACAGCCTGGCTGGCGAGAGCATGGGGTCCCAAGGCTGTGCATGGAGAGGGAAGCATGGTAAGGGGTGCCCAGCCGCTCATCTGCATTCAGTTTATGTTCTGGTTGGCCCTTTTGAGACAATTAGAAGATCCAGATTAGTTCCAGAGATCACGTGTGCTAATTTTGGGAAGCCTTGGTATTGgtgtttgttctgttttgctcAGCTAGTGAGAGTGGTTACCAGGCAACAGAGAGGCATCTGCTGCTGCTGAGGCTTGTGCCTCGCTGAGCGGGCTGTGAGAAGATAGATGggctttcctctccttccctcatgTTCTGCTTTCCTCCTTAGGCCAGGTGCTGTGTGTGCTGCCGTCTGTCTGTATTTTCTTCAAGGATAAGCTTTCACCTTCAGTCAGAAGATGGTATCTGCATATATCTGGAGGCATTTTAGGAAATAAACTGTGACCAGTGCCATAATGCTGATTTATTAACCATTGTaacctttacattttttaatgggtTTTGTTCTTATTTGATAAGCTGAGCTCAACagcaaaaatgtgtgtgtgtgtgttttttttttaggtcttgatgatgatggtgatctTAAAGGTAATTATTTTAGTCCTTTTATCTTCATACACTTTCCAAAATAGAAGTTTTAGTTAAATATCTGCAGACTGTGATAAACAGGTTCCATCTACTGTTTGAAAACTTTAGGTGGAAATAAAGCTGCCATTCAGGGAAACGGGGATGtgggagccgccgccgccgcctccgcgCACAACGGCTTCTCCTGCAGCAACTGCAGCATGCTGTCCGAGCGCAAGGACGTGCTCACGGCGCACCCCGCGGCCCCCGGGCCCGTGTCGAGAGTTTATTCTAGGGACAGGAATCAAAAATGTAAGTCTCAGTCCTTTAAAACTCAGAAAAAGAtgtgttttccaaatttaatatttcctttctgTAAGTCTCAGTGTCTGCACTATTTGTCTTGGAGACTTAAAATTATCCCTTGAAAGCATAAGAAGTACACCCCAAACCAGCTTTGTCCTTCCTGTCCTCTTCTAGTTTACATTTTATGTGGTTAGTAATTTTGTACCTAAAAGTATTTGAAATTCTATAAATTTGGACTTGACGTGAGCAAAAGAAAATTTCTACGTAAGCGAAACTAATAAAACTACAGTCACTTTCAGATGCAcacctttatttttataaaacggCACAGACGTTCACACATACTGAAGGAGTGGCTTTGGGACGCTGCTCTGGTCTGTCCTGTGAAGAGTGGTTATGCCAGTGTTCGTGTCGGGAAAACATTTCCCGTGGTCGCTAGCCCTGTGCTTATGGTGATGGAGGGGCCTTCAGAGAACCTGTAGGTCTGGGAAGGACACACGTGACTCTGGTTTGTTCTGGGACAGCAGCAGTCCCTGCAGGGAACCCCCTGATGTGGACATGGGCTTCCCTCAGAGGCGACTGGGCAAGAGTGTGGGTGTCACCGCGGGGGGCCTCCTCCCGGGCCTGCAGGAGAGACAGAACCACAGGCCCCTTTGCGGCTTCCAGGCGGGACTGGGATTCCCTGCGGGGCTGGGATTCTGTGCCCTTCATGACTGCCTGGCCCAGGATCTCTCTCACCTGCAGCAGGAAGAGGCTGGGACCCTCGGCCGGGCCGGGTGCTGCCTCGTTCTCAAGCCCTTAGCACCTTGTCCTTCGAGCTCACGTTCTGCTGTGCCTGGAGGTGCTGGAAGCCTCAGGAGGGCAGGGCCGGGTCTGTCTTATCCACTCCGAGCCTGGCATTGCCCAGGACGTGGGGCGTTTGTCCAGTATTATTCAAATGACCGGACATAATGAAGGATAGCGACAGGACGAAGGCTTCTGCCCTAAGATTTCTCGCATCTCGTTTTTACCATCTTGTCTTCGTGGCCCTCACTTGTGGTTGTGTCTGCTGTGGTGTAATGCACACTGCTAGTGTTAATACAGCACAATAAGAAAGTGTGAAAGGGGCTGGGAAAGGTGGCGGGAGCAGGGCGGCACGTGGGTTTCCCTCACAGCACTGTGCACGGTGCCTGCTTGGGTTCCTCCATGTGGACCAGCACCGCTGAGCGGCCACTCTGCGCCAGGCACTGTTCATGGGTGATCACGGCAGCCCCctttttacagacaagcaaactaGGGCTTAGCCAGCTCAGGAGGCTCGCAGGTAGGTGGGGGAGCCTGGAGCTGAACCCAGGCGTCTGACCCAGGTGCTCCCCCTTAGCCACCTGCCTCCATGAGCACTTGGCACCCCAGGGCCCCGCGGGTGCTGCACGTGAGCCGTGGCGTAGCTTAATCGACACGCACAAGGATTCCGTGTATTCATTGTTTATTGAGGCTGTGTTTTGAAGCATGCCATTGATAGGTTGAACATAACATTTTTCTCAGAATAAAAGCACATTCCATACACTCTACTATGGCAGAATAAGGAGGCTCACAGATAATTGAGAGAAGCTACCGAAACGTGCTGTTTTCCGAAGGTCTCCCTACGCATGTTGTAGTAAATGTGTGTCTCTCTGTGACTGACAGTATGCTGGCGGTCAGGGCCCAAGCTCAGCCTTGCGGTTGAGTGTATCTTTAGATGGAAAAGGTGTTGGTGTGGTGTGGATTGTAGCTTCCCGAAACTCATGGCGCCTCCCCTCGGATGTCGGTGTCGTGGCGCCTCCCCGAGGATGTTGGTCTTGGGTGTTTTGGGGGAGAAAACAAGCCTCATCCTTCCTGCGGGGTTTCTGGGCTTCACGCCTGCCTTGCCCTCTCAGACAAAGGCCAGGACTTGTGCGGCCCACACTAGTGTATCGCCCTGTATTAGAGTAAAACATGTTTATCAAAGAACATTGGAAAATCaggcacaaagaagaaaataaaaatcacctacAAGCTGccacaccagaaaaaaaaaaacacacttccAGAAATTTCCCCTCTACATACTTATAGTCAGATTGCATGAATTGTTTGCATAAtcatatttacttaaaataagtATAGCTTTCCTTAAGTATAAATTTTCCctccacattttgtttttgtttttttgtgtatgtACTAATGGTAATTCTCACTGTAATGTCTTTCAGTAGTGCAGATAAAATAAGTCCTTTCCCCCACCCAATCCATCTCCTGGGGGAACCACTGCTAATGATAATAATTGAGTGGGAATTCTTACGCTTTTTAAAATGAGGTAAAATTCAGATAACATGAAATGAACCATTAACGTGTGCGGCTTGGGAGTCGTCGGCCTCCCCGGTGCTGCGTGGCCGTCCCGGGGCTCTCGTCGGCCTCCCCGGTGCTGCGTGGCCGTCCCGGGGCTCTCGTCGGCCACCCCGGTGCTGCGTGGCTGTCCCGGGGTTCTCCTAGGCACCTGCAGAACTGTGCAGTTCTGGCTTTGTCTTTCCTGAAATGCCATCACGGTATATGCACAGTTTAGcatctcttttcattttatatgttaattgaggttaactttattctttttgatgcctgtacagttttttgtttgtttgttttttgagatggagtcttgctctgttgcccaggctggagtacagtggtgtgatctcagctcactgcaacctccacctcccgggctcaagtgattctcctgcctcagcctcctgagtagctgggactacaggcgcccaccaccatgcccggctaatttttgtatttttagtagagacgggggttccaccatgttggccaggctggtcttgaactcctgacctcgtgatccgcccaccttggcctcccaaagtgctgggattacagggatgagccaccatgcccagcccaacacACATTGTATCTTTTAAAGTGAgaggtggcatgtacctgtagtcccagctacttgggaggctgagaggcaggaggattgcttgagcccagcaggttgaggctacagtgagctgaggtcataccactgcacttcagcctgggcaagagtgagacctgtctcaaataaataaattaaaaaataggccgggtactgtggctcatgcctgtaatcccagatctttgggaggcggaggtgggaggatcacatgaggcctggagtttgagaccagcctgggcaacatagcaagaccccatctctaaaaaagcagaaacaaattagctgggcatggtggcatgtgcctgtactcccagctactcaggaggctgaggtgggaggatcgcttgagctcaggaggcttgagaccagcctgggcaacacagtgagacttcttctcaacaaaaaatacaaaacatcagctgggcatggtggccagcgcctgtaatcccagctacttgggcggctgaggcaggaggatcacttaggcccagagttgaaggctgcagtgagctatgatcatgccactgctaggccacagagcaagaccctatctctaaaaaaaattaaaaataaaaataataaatagcaaaGGAGGAGATTCTGGTGCTCCAGTGTCCCATTCTTAAGCTGGTGGGTCAGAGGTACAAAGCAAATGGCTGTTTGGCAGTATCTGAATGTCGTAGTGTATGTGTAAACAGCATTGGAGTGAAGTGGCCACGGCTCGGATACTCTATAGATGATTGCTAGTGCGTCAGCGGAGTTGGCGGCCTTCCCCTGGGGGTTACTCCGCAGTCCAGTCTCCGGGGTCCCCTGGGGGTTACCCCGCAGCGCCCTCTCCGGGATCCCCTGGGGGTTACTCCGCAGTCCAGTCTCCGGGATCCCCTGGGGGTTACTCCGCAGCGCCCTCTCCGGGATCCCCTGGGTGTTTCTCCGTAGTGCCCTCTCCGGGATCCCCTGGGGGTTAGTCCGCAGTGCCCTCTCCAGGATCCCCTGGGGGTTACTCCGCAGTCCAGTCTTCGGGGTCCCCTGGGGGTTGCTCCGCAGCGCCCTCTCCAGGGTCCCCTGTCCACTGCCAGCTGGGCTCTTCCCCAAGTGATTATCTTTGGTGTCCATTCTAAAAGTGCCTGAAATGAATAATTTGGCTACCTGACTTATCAGGAAGTAGATATTGGCTTTATGGGAAGAAATAACGCATGTTCATGGTTTTTTAATAGGCGGTGCGTCTTTCTACGTGAATAGGATTTTGTGGCTGGCCAGATACACTGCGTcatctttttcatcatttttagttCAACTTTTTCAAGTGGTTTTAATGAAGCTCAGTTATGAATCAGAAAATTACAAATTGAAAACTCATGAATCAAAAGATTGTGAATCCGAAAGCTATAAGTCAAAAAGCCATGAATCAAaaggtatttaaatattttttccctcctttttccaCCAATCACACTTTCGCGGTGGAGAAAGTGCTGTGACTTTCCTCGCCAGGCGCCTCCCTCGCTGCCTCCTCCTGCGGTCTTGGTGCTGGCCCTCTCCTGGCTTCCCCCTCTGGATCTTGCATCCCTGGGAGCTTGTGAAACTTTTCATTTGTTCTGTGTGTGGTTCGGTTCCCTCAGAGCTGATCAGTGTTGAAACATCTTTAAAGTTATTTCTTAAACAAAAAGTTAATGTGCTcaacttttgatttttattacctttttaaagcaaaaacttTACCTGGGTGGTATTTAGAACCTGttttttcagaactttttttctttttgagacggagtttcactcttgttgcccaggctggagtgcagtggcttgatctcagctcattgcaacctccgcctcctgggttcaagcgattctcctgcctcagcctcccgagtagctgggactacaggcgcacgccaccacgcccggctaattttttgcatttttactaaagtagagatggggtttcatcatgttagccaagatggtctccaactcctgacctcgtgatcgcccgcctcagcctcccaagtgctgggattacaggcttgagccactgcgcccaacccagAACTATTTTAAGCAGGCCAATCTTTGTATTGTTTGGGCCACACACACGATTCAGCCAGGGGGTGGGGGGCCTTTCACGTCTCTTCTCATGGCCCGGGCCCTGTCAGCGGCATTCACCTGTGTGGTAGGAGCCATCGGCTGTGGGAACTCTGTGGAAGTGGCTAGCCTTGCACATCCTCTGATCATGTTGACTTCATCAGGGTGCGAGAAGCACTTGAGCTTGGCGTCGGTGAGTTCCCTAAGCCTCTTTTGCGTGTGTTGCAGCTCATGCCAGTTACTATGGGAGAATGAATGTGAGAGAGGTTCTCAGAGAGGATGGCCACCTCAGTGTAAATGGGGAAGCGCTGTGTAAGTATGGCTTCGTTTTCCTGTGGGCGTCGGTCGTGGAGTTGGTCCCACACGCTGTCATGTTGGGTACTAGCAGTAGAGAATGAACGGCCCGTGTGACATGGCGGTCCTCACTGATGACGACGGGCTGTTGGAGCTGCTGCTTAAGCCCTCATCACAGAAGCTCATAGCCACCAGATCGCATTTGCTTTGATTGTTGACTGTCTTGTGTGTAATTGAGTTTCCCAGTTTTTACAGACTGCCATTGCTATGCACAGTTGAGATGGACAGAGTTTGCTTGTGAATCCGCCACACTCactgcctgtcaccacacccgcaGGCGACGACTGTAAGGGCAAGAGGCACCTCGACGCGCACACAGCCGCCCACTCGCAGTCGCCACGGCCGCCCGGTCGGGCAGGGACCCTCTGGCACATCTGGGCATGTGCAGGTTGTCTCTCGCCCCGTCTCCGTCTCATCTCGCCCTGTCTCCGTCTCATCTCGCCCTGTCACCATGCTATTTGTGTCTTGTGTGGTTTGTGCTTGGAATTCAAGTGCTTTAAAGTCTTGCTGTAAAAACTGACAGGAATAGTATTAACTTTGGTTTAAAACAGGGTGAATCTCTCTCGAAAAGCTCCCTCGTacattttttttggaggcagagtctcactctgttgcccaggctggagtgcagtggtgcaatcttggctcactgcagcctccacctctagagttcaagcaattctcctgccacagcctcctgagtagctgggactacaggcgcacaccacaccaccacacccagataatttttttgtatttttagtagagacagggtttcactgtgttagccaggatggtctcgatctcctgacctagtgatctgcccgcctcggcctcccaaagtgctgttggcatcttaaaaaaaaagttagtttcaAAAATAATTGTCTCACCTGCTAATGAATAAACATAaagtcattgatttttcttttaaattctcatAAGCCATATTTCTTTGCATGTCAACCATGTTGTAATTACATAGTTGCAGGAATTCACAAGCAGGTGTTAAGTCACTGTGAGGAGATAACCACCCACagtgagaactggaacaaaacttactttgggaggccgaggcgggtagatcactttgaggccgggagttcaagaccagcctggccaacatagcaaaaccctgtctcttaaattaaaaaaaaaaaaaaaaaaaaaaactggaacaaAACAGATTTCATGAGCAGTTTCCTGCTTTTTGTAATGTGAGGTTTGATACTAAGTTGATTGTGGCACATTCCGTCATCCGGCAGTGCTGTGTTACCATTCTGAAACATTGTTTCACTAGAAAATATTAGCCTTTAGAATAATGTTAATTTTGGTCTTTAAGTAATTATTTCCTCGCCTAGCACATATGAACTGCAGGTGTCTATGGAATTTCAATCTGCTTTAAAATATGGTATGATCTTCCCAATATAAATTGTGCTGGCAACAATGGCCAATATTTGTAGGGTGGCTtccaacctccgccccctggggttTTTAGGAGATATCTGCATTTTACACCTGAAGTATCTGCAGGCAGAAGTGAgtgaaaactattaaaaaatagaactgaGCTTTTCAAGTGGTCATGTCAGTGCAATATTGCCAGCACTTACAAGAGTTATTTGGCTTTTCGTATTTTTTGAGGAGACTCTTGACCCACCGACGCAGGCTTTGGTGAAGTGTGTGGCTTGGGCGTCCCCACCGTGCTGTCACTGCGGAGGCTGGTCCCTGGCGTCTGTCTGAGGCCACACACGTCTTCTCTGCACAGGTTACTTCTTGCTGCAGATTCTGCGCAGGATCGGAGCTGCGGGCCAGGCCGTGTCCAGGACGGCGTGGTCGGCCCTTTGGCTGGCCGTGGTTGCTCCAGGTGGCTATTTTGGGTTTCTGTGTTGCGTTCTCTCCAGAGCTTCTGGCAGCTAAGCACCTGCACTCGATGATTTACCTAACCAAGTAAAAATCTCATTTAGGCTCTCATGCTTTGACCCTTGGCGTAACATGTCTCGTTCTTTATGACGTAGCAATGTTAACTGACTGTACTTGCTGCATGAGCGCCCTTGGTTTCTCTGGGGTTGGGTCTGGGGGAAGTCCGGCTGCCTGAATGCCCGGTGCAGAGAATGCATGGGTCTGGGGCTTCCTCTCCTGCATTCTGTCCTGTGTGTTCATCAGCATGATACGTCACTGCCTTGCTTCCTGCCGTGGTGACTAGCATCACCGAACTTCTTCACCTCCAGCTTCATCTTCATGTGCTTCTAGCTTGGCCTTCACAGAAATGGTCCATTTAGGTGCTTGGTTTTCCTAAAAACATTTCCTTAGAACGTTTGGTGTTTTCTCTTGTAGGGAAGGCAGCCTCTGGAGTGTTCTGGTGGCTGGGGATTGGATGGTACCAGTTTGTTACTTTGATTTCTTGGCTGAATGTGTTTCTTCTTACCAGGTAAGGAAATGGATATCATGTCAGCGTGGTGCTTTAAGGAACCAATTTTGTGCCAATTGCAGGCTCTCATTTGATTTGTTATTTTGTAAGGATTTAGCTTATATTTACGTAGTGTTTGTATATTTTACAAAAGtgcttttatattcttatttttcaaaccAACCTGTGAGATAAGAAAAGCAGATATCATTAAGGAAAACAAATGTGCAGAGGTGAGGCAGCTGGGAGGGCCTGGGCAGGATGGGGGACCCAGGTCCAGGCTTCTGCCCTGCTGCAGTTCCCAGTGGCATCAGTCACCTCAGAAGGCTGGTGATCCGAAGGGGCAGCGACTCAGGGTAGCTCAGGCCATTCCCACAGCACCAGAGAGTTGGTAACGTAGGTCTCAAGGACACCATTTTACATGAAGGTTCTCCTGAAGGCATCAGAAGCCTTGTAGATAAAACCGTAACTGCTTTTCTAATACTGGGGGGTGGATTTTGCACACAATTGTCTAGAGGGGGAAAACAGATTGGGGAACCCTGACTTTCATTTTTTCTAAGTCAAAGGTTTTCATTGTTACTCCCAGGTGCCTTCGAAACATCTGCAAGTTTTTAGTCTTGCTCATCCCACTCTTCCTTTTACTAGGTAAGTCAAATCTGGCTGAGTTGCCTCCGATGGCTAAGCGGTACACACATACGTGTAACTTAGTGGAAACAAATGAGCGTGTAAGTCCGTGTTTTGAGAAGCGTGGTGTAcccgtgtgtgtgtggtggttcTTCTCTTTTAGCAGGTCTCTCCTTACGGGGCCAGGGCAATTTCTTTTCGTTCTTGCCCGTGTTGAACTGGGCAAGCATGCATAGAACACAGCGGGTGGATGACCCCCAGGACGTGTTTAAACCCACGACTTCTCGCCTGAAGCAGCCTCTGCAGGTAAGAGGGTAGAAAGGCCTCTCAGCTGGCACTGCACATGTGAGGTCTTCAGGGACGTTCCACACTGCTGTGAGCCAGGCACTTCAGTTAGGTGTCCTGTTgtaagaagtatttttaaatgtcagataAGCAAGTCTTTGGAGCTCCTTAAGTGTTCTAGGATAGTTCAAATGCACATTTAAAGTACTGTCATGATTcaattagttttaattttaaaaacataatagtaTTCATCACTGTACAAAGTACAGAAAgtatagagaagaaaatgagaagcaCCCATAGTCAGCCATGTAAGGATCAAACCTGATACTCCGGGTTTCTGTGGATTCCTCCATTCGTGTGCCGTGCGCCCCAGAGCTGGTGTCTTGCTGTAGGACACTGTTTGGAGGTTTAACTGACTCTGTGCTCATGCTTGTTTCACTACCTGgtttcatttctctcttgccaTTTCAGGGTGACAGTGAGGCTCTTCCATGGCATTGGATGAGTGGCGTGGAGCAGCAGGTGGCCTCTCTGTCTGGACAGTGCCACCACCATGGCGAGAATCTCCGAGAGCTGACCGCTTTGCTTCAGAAGCTGCAGGCTCGGGTGGACCAGATGGACGGCGGCGCTGCCGGGCCGTCAGCATCGGTCAGAGACGCTGTGGGACAGCCCCCGAGGGAGGTGGGTGCTGCCGGGCTACCAGGCTCCACGGTGACACCAACGCGCTTCTGGGTGCCATGTTCTCTccttttgggagacagaggggaCAGGAGAGGTGCCGTTGTGAAAAGGGGTTGCCCTTTCTGTTCTTAGTTGTTGAGAGCAGTGTGCCGGGGAGGGAGTGGGTTTCCTGTCGTCTGCCGATGACCAGGAGCTGTGGGTTCCACAGCGCACATGGAAGTGGTGGGCGGGAGACGTGTGATAACCCCAAGCGGGAAGTCTGGCGGTCGTGGAGAACCGTGGTCTTTCCTGTCCTGTTCTCCAGATTGCCCTCTTAGTGGCAGGTCATGGCGCTTTGTCCCTGCAGACAGGACAGCCGCTGAGATGGACACAAACCGTCTCACGTGGGTCCCAGATGCACTTCTCAGAGGCAGCCTGAGATGCTCCCACCCACTGTAGGGATCGCGTGGGGGGACCCAGGAACCTCTGCTTCAGAGGATGCCTTCTCGTGAAGAAAACAGCCGACAGCTGTTCAGAACCGTTGCGTGAAAACTGAATTGTGTGTGAATTGTGTGTGGCCTGAGCTCACTTTAGCACGGATTGAGCCTGTTCTTAAGCCGTCTTCTAGCACGTGCCTGTGGGTGTGATCATGGCGGCGACTGGAACGCAGAGCAGGGCTTCCCTCTGAGGCGGCGCGCGCAGCGTTTAACGCTCAGCCCCCGAGCCTCTGGCTCACGTTTGCGTC encodes the following:
- the SUN1 gene encoding SUN domain-containing protein 1 isoform X15, with amino-acid sequence MSRRSLRLATTACTLGDGEAVGANSGTSSAVSLKNRAARTAKQRRSTNKSAFSINHVSRQVTSSGVSHGGTVSLQDAVTRRPPVLDESWIREQTTVDHFWGLDDDGDLKGGNKAAIQGNGDVGAAAAASAHNGFSCSNCSMLSERKDVLTAHPAAPGPVSRVYSRDRNQKCGASFYVNRILWLARYTASSFSSFLVQLFQVVLMKLSYESENYKLKTHESKDCESESYKSKSHESKAHASYYGRMNVREVLREDGHLSVNGEALCDDCKGKRHLDAHTAAHSQSPRPPGRAGTLWHIWACAGYFLLQILRRIGAAGQAVSRTAWSALWLAVVAPGKAASGVFWWLGIGWYQFVTLISWLNVFLLTRCLRNICKFLVLLIPLFLLLAGLSLRGQGNFFSFLPVLNWASMHRTQRVDDPQDVFKPTTSRLKQPLQGDSEALPWHWMSGVEQQVASLSGQCHHHGENLRELTALLQKLQARVDQMDGGAAGPSASVRDAVGQPPRETDFMAFHQEHEVRISHLEDILGKLREKSEAIQKELEQTKQKTISAVGEQLLPTVEHLQLELDQLKSELSSWRHLKTGCETVDAVQERVDVQVREMVKLLFSEDQQGGSLEQLLQRFSSQFVSKGDLHTMLRDLQLQILRNVTHHVSVTKRLPTSEAVVSAVSEAGASGITEAQARAIVNNALKLYSQDKTGMVDFALESGGGSILSTRCSETYETKTALMSLFGIPLWYFSQSPRVVIQPDIYPGNCWAFKGSQGYLVVRLSMMIHPAAFTLEHIPKTLSPTGNISSAPKDFAVYGLENEYQEEGQLLGQFTYDQDGESLQMFQALKRPDDTAFQIVELRIFSNWGHPEYTCLYRFRVHGEPVK
- the SUN1 gene encoding SUN domain-containing protein 1 isoform X2, with amino-acid sequence MDFSRLHMYSPPQCVPENTGYTYALSSSYSSDALDFETEHKLDPVFDSPRMSRRSLRLATTACTLGDGEAVGANSGTSSAVSLKNRAARTAKQRRSTNKSAFSINHVSRQVTSSGVSHGGTVSLQDAVTRRPPVLDESWIREQTTVDHFWGLDDDGDLKGGNKAAIQGNGDVGAAAAASAHNGFSCSNCSMLSERKDVLTAHPAAPGPVSRVYSRDRNQKCGASFYVNRILWLARYTASSFSSFLVQLFQVVLMKLSYESENYKLKTHESKDCESESYKSKSHESKAHASYYGRMNVREVLREDGHLSVNGEALCDDCKGKRHLDAHTAAHSQSPRPPGRAGTLWHIWACAGYFLLQILRRIGAAGQAVSRTAWSALWLAVVAPGKAASGVFWWLGIGWYQFVTLISWLNVFLLTRCLRNICKFLVLLIPLFLLLGLSLRGQGNFFSFLPVLNWASMHRTQRVDDPQDVFKPTTSRLKQPLQGDSEALPWHWMSGVEQQVASLSGQCHHHGENLRELTALLQKLQARVDQMDGGAAGPSASVRDAVGQPPRETDFMAFHQEHEVRISHLEDILGKLREKSEAIQKELEQTKQKTISAVGEQLLPTVEHLQLELDQLKSELSSWRHLKTGCETVDAVQERVDVQVREMVKLLFSEDQQGGSLEQLLQRFSSQFVSKGDLHTMLRDLQLQILRNVTHHVSVTKRLPTSEAVVSAVSEAGASGITEAQARAIVNNALKLYSQDKTGMVDFALESGGGSILSTRCSETYETKTALMSLFGIPLWYFSQSPRVVIQPDIYPGNCWAFKGSQGYLVVRLSMMIHPAAFTLEHIPKTLSPTGNISSAPKDFAVYGLENEYQEEGQLLGQFTYDQDGESLQMFQALKRPDDTAFQIVELRIFSNWGHPEYTCLYRFRVHGEPVK
- the SUN1 gene encoding SUN domain-containing protein 1 isoform X1; protein product: MDFSRLHMYSPPQCVPENTGYTYALSSSYSSDALDFETEHKLDPVFDSPRMSRRSLRLATTACTLGDGEAVGANSGTSSAVSLKNRAARTAKQRRSTNKSAFSINHVSRQVTSSGVSHGGTVSLQDAVTRRPPVLDESWIREQTTVDHFWGLDDDGDLKGGNKAAIQGNGDVGAAAAASAHNGFSCSNCSMLSERKDVLTAHPAAPGPVSRVYSRDRNQKCGASFYVNRILWLARYTASSFSSFLVQLFQVVLMKLSYESENYKLKTHESKDCESESYKSKSHESKAHASYYGRMNVREVLREDGHLSVNGEALCDDCKGKRHLDAHTAAHSQSPRPPGRAGTLWHIWACAGYFLLQILRRIGAAGQAVSRTAWSALWLAVVAPGKAASGVFWWLGIGWYQFVTLISWLNVFLLTRCLRNICKFLVLLIPLFLLLAGLSLRGQGNFFSFLPVLNWASMHRTQRVDDPQDVFKPTTSRLKQPLQGDSEALPWHWMSGVEQQVASLSGQCHHHGENLRELTALLQKLQARVDQMDGGAAGPSASVRDAVGQPPRETDFMAFHQEHEVRISHLEDILGKLREKSEAIQKELEQTKQKTISAVGEQLLPTVEHLQLELDQLKSELSSWRHLKTGCETVDAVQERVDVQVREMVKLLFSEDQQGGSLEQLLQRFSSQFVSKGDLHTMLRDLQLQILRNVTHHVSVTKRLPTSEAVVSAVSEAGASGITEAQARAIVNNALKLYSQDKTGMVDFALESGGGSILSTRCSETYETKTALMSLFGIPLWYFSQSPRVVIQPDIYPGNCWAFKGSQGYLVVRLSMMIHPAAFTLEHIPKTLSPTGNISSAPKDFAVYGLENEYQEEGQLLGQFTYDQDGESLQMFQALKRPDDTAFQIVELRIFSNWGHPEYTCLYRFRVHGEPVK